Below is a window of Quercus robur chromosome 6, dhQueRobu3.1, whole genome shotgun sequence DNA.
AAAGTGTCTTGTCATGGATGAGTCTAgaaagaaactcataagtgATGTTCGCACTCTagacaactgttatggattggttcctgatgctgatattgtgtgcaatagcaTTCGTTTGCCAAACAAATATCTATGGCATCAACGGATGGGAcatgctagttacaaacatcTCTCTGTATCTAAGCATGAATCAGTCTTGGGAATACCAAAACTTAGTAGAATAAGCAATATAgtgtgtggaccatgtcagcttAGGAAATAGATGAAAGCTAAGCATCTAGACACTCAGACATCAGCTACATCTAGATCATTGGAGCTTCTACATCTGGATCTGATGGGTCCAACTAGAACCGAATCTCTTGGTGgtaagagatacatcatggttgtggtagaCGACTTCATTAGGTATACTTGGGTTATTCTTCTACGATCCAAGTCTGATACTCCTGAGCACATTAAAGTTTTGTGCACAAGACTGCAGAATGAAAATAGTCTGAAGATTGATTGAATTCGAAGTGACCATTGTAAAGAATTCGAAAACTCGTATATGGAGTCCTTTTGCACAAGATCATgtatatctcaagaattctctaCTTCTATTACTCCTCAGCAgaatggtgtagtagaaagGAAGAACAGGGTTATTTAGGAGATGGCCAAAGCCATGTTACACAACAAGGATGTGGCTAGAAACTTGTGAGGAGAAGTCGTTAACACTGCCTGTCATACGGTTAATAGAGTGTACTTCAGACCTAGTATCAAGAAAACTCCATATGAGTTATAGAAATGAAGAAAGCCTAATGCGAAGTATTTTAGAATCTTTGGAAGCACTTGTTTCATcctcaaggatagagagaatgtgggaaaGTTTGATTCCCGGAGTGATGAAGGTATATTTCTGGGCTACTCCTTCACAAGCAAGGCTTATCgggtatacaacaaaagaaccatGAAGGTAATAGAGACGgtgaatgttgttattgatgagtcttcagattcCGGTTTTGAGAAAGATATTGAGGAATTCTCCAAAGAAATCCTTCCTCTTGAGCCTAAGGAAGTTGAAGAAATTATTGAACAAGAACCTGCATCTCCAAGTGCTCTTGATACTCCCAATGCTGTGGAAGATTCTGCAGATATACCTGCTTCACCAAATTCTGAATCTCATGAAGAGAAAGGACCTTCAACCAGGattaaattaaatcatcctccagaagttattgtgggaaatatgaatgaactCGCATTAAGGAAACGGacagttgataaatgtgttgctaactttgtTTCTTATTCTTGTTATCTGTCACAGGTTGAACCCACAAAAGTTGAGGAAGCTCTTCAGGATGAAAGTTGGGTCGAAGCAATGCATGATGAATTTCTTCAGTTTCAAAGGAATGATGTTTGGACCTTAGTACCTAGACCGGAGGGCAAGCACATCATcggcacaaagtggatattccgTAATAAGACTGATGAGGAGGGCAATGTGATTCGCAACAAGACTTGGCTTGTAGCTTAAAGATACTTACAAATGGAAGGAGTAGACTATGATGAGACATTTGCCCCAGTTGTACGTATGGAGTCCATCAAAATTCTCGCATTAGCATGTCaattgaagttcaaactttaccagatggatgtaaagactgctttcttgaatgggctacttaaagaagatgtctatgtgactcaaccaaaaggatttatTGATCCACACTTTCCAGATCATGTGTTGTATCTCAAGAAGGCACTTTATGGCTTAaagcaagcccctagagcttggTATAATCAACTCACTCAATACTTGGTATCACATGGGTTCACAAGAGGAAAAACTGATTAGACTCTCTTCATAAAAAAGGAAGATGGCGAGTTGATAGTTGCTCAAGTCTATAGAGATGATATCATCTTTGGGTCAACTAAGGATGAATTTGCTCATGGCTTCTCAAAACTCATGCAAGCAGAgttcgagatgagcatgattggagagctGACTCACTTTCTTGGATTGCAGAttcgtcaacaagattcaggtatattcctatcccaatctaaatatgctaagaatcttgtgaaaaaatttggtttggaaTCTGCTATTCTGTTAGAACCCCtatgagcccaaatgttaaactcactgtGGACTTGTTAGGCAAAAGTGTAGATCCTTCTCTCTATAAaagcatgataggtagtcttctCTACCTTACTACTAGTAGACTTGACATTAGTTACAGTGTtggagtgtgtgctagatatcaggcTAATCTCAAAGAATCCCATATAACTgctttaaaaagaatcataaagtatgtcaaaaccactGCTGAGTTCAGTGTGTGGTACAGCAAGgacacaaatgatgtcttagctGGATATTCTAATGCTGATTGGGCtgggaatgctgatgatagaaagagtacatTGAGGGGTTGTTTTTATGTGGGTAGCAATCTTGTCTCTtggatgagcaaaaagcaaaaCTCCATCTCATTATCCATTGTAGAAGCTGAGTACATCGTTGCCGGTAGCTGTTGCACCCAACTtctatggatgcaaaaactcctctaTGATTATGGTATTTGTTAAGAGCATCTCACCatctattgtgacaataccagtgccatcaacatctctaagaatcTAGTTTAACATTCTTGAACCAAACATATAGAGATTcgacatcacttcattagggagctTGTCGAAGATGGTATTCTTACTTTTGAGTTTATTCATATCGATGATCAGAAGGCTGACttgttcaccaaacctcttgacagCAAACATTTTGAATTCCTTCGtcaaaacattggtgttatctccatggattgatctctttctctccttcttcttccttgtgCATTTGCgtctagtttttatactttgcattgtttaacatgtttttgttgttttcagttttgattattttgttttaatataaaaattaaaaaaataaaaaaaatacaaaaacagtgtgtgttctatgtacattggtacttgtttaccttggatgaccattgaaataaagttttctaaactttgtatctcttgtagtttagatgagcatttctatgcacaactaagcaagtgagctttgtggcttttgtttgtgatgagtaagattaagttatctcttgtacttaacacttgtataactttttttgacgggaaggactagaaaatcctaagagaaaggcataaataatcatctcaccactgttgcccgccaatcataatatgacactgtatgcttcagcatagcaaaagtgcagtgtcaatgacatttatgtgcttcgacatagcaaaattagaatgtcaaatgcttaccattattgggtatttcttttctctctcttatatgcccatgcatgatttgcttaaataaaatatgcaaagaaaatgaaaagcaaaaagatcaaaatgctttaaatatggttgcaagcgtgtattctaggagatgtgggagttataggatgtacctcgaaggtgatagtctccatcaaatagttatgattgtgtgtgagttaaagtgattttctcatatctcaaatcgtcataacatgtatacacttatgcaatcttgcgatatttttcacacacaacatgcaacattctttgctacttttgatacatgtgcatgtacaatgtgatttagccatcacaaggttttacatgtgttaatgtatgctcactaaactgtcttaacttgtttttgaaatataaaattggttaaacttgtttagtatgtgtgtgtgtgtgtgtttttgggatcattgtgcttaaaatttttgttgagagatgattttgagagcttaaaatgttgctTGGATCTTTGATTGaattgcatgcttgattgcattcatatctgtgtttttcccttcttgaaaaacaatttttaagcAATCTAGACACCTCCTTGATAcctggctatctgtcgagctcttaaggtcttttcttatcgcaatctcgacagaTCCTTGATAGCTAGAGGATCGAACGAGAAAGTTCCTGGATCTtcaatagcttctcgacacctggtggatcgatcaagCCTCATCTCCTGTGTCTAATGTTTTTGTACCTCGACACTTTCTCGACACTTGTATCTATCGACGGCAAAATCCTCGACACCTGTCTCGACACCTGGCTCGACACCTCTATATGTCGAGAATTATTGAAGCGCTATATATTGGGTTGTCACAATCCGGTTCTCATTTTCTCAATCTCTCTCGATCTATCCACTCCTATTCTCCTCCCAAACACTTTCTTCTCCTTCTAAACCTTCAGCCCATGTGATTTTCGGCCTTTCCTTACTTCAAATCACTTGGTATGTGTTTTGTTTctctcattcttcatgcatttagacctaggttttggggtttttcaaaattgatgagtcattgttaaaattttgggatgtgtttattattaaatgagtttaaaatctcatgcattgcattacattagcataataatagtattatcatgcattttagatgtgtgcaattgattgtgtgctagtaggattggattgggctgagcccatgatgcaatttcttttgcatgtcacatgttcatgcattccccaTGCATACatactctcttttcaatatacttgtcaTATTTGAATTGCTTTAGGACTTTTCTaattgtctctctttctcttcctctctttctgtttacgttagtcgtgtctatggcacctaagcgtaagtTAGCTCCATCCCAGAACCCTTTGCGTTCTAGGGCATCGTCTTCTTCTGATCTTACTCCTTCTCATATTCGGTTTCGTGATGAGGATGCCCGAAAggacttcttggagaacttttctcgacgagTTGTTCATTCGGAACGCCGAGTCATTTTGGCGGACTTCGCCAACACTGACCTTTCCACTGTCATTCACAATCAGgtatgggagtcactgtgtgatgtCCAGGTCACCTATCCGACCGTgctgatccaggagttttactccaacatgcatggtttcgatttttcagtacctctctttactactcgcgttcgaggtacgcgcattgtaGTCACACCGTAGCTTGTTACGGATGTGCTTCATGTTCTGAAGATAGAGCATCTTGACTACCTCAGTTATGAGCGTCTACAGACTGAgtccaaagacgagatgatttctGCTTTCTGTGAGCGTCCTGCAGATTGGGGTGATCATCAGTTCACACCATGTCggccttttgctaaaggtcctagattcatgaacatggtgatgacttttgttttgcacccactatcttactataactctatcatagagcctcatgctcgatttttgttgtctttattagagcacctcactatagatttttcttcacatttcattctttttatcttaGGTGTGTATAGGGATATGACTacccatgataagctcattttcctTTCGACTATCACGTGGATTCTATGccatttttctattccttttcccTTTTCCGACCATTTTCTTGTCATGTGTGTCATAGACTAtgctaccgttaaacgtagcgaggcgCAGTTTTGGTCTCGGCAGTCAGATTCAACAGCTCCTCCCTCCCGTTCTGCTCCGTCTCATTTTGCTCCTTCCACATctgctccctcttcttcttcaagtgaTGTGActctaggagacatcatggTGCAGTTGTAGTGCaaggatgctcgccttgatacactctctacggagttgtatcaggtgaacgtttgTGTTGGTCATATTGTACGGCGACAGGCGACCATGGGTTGTTTTGTTCctgaggcttctcctccaccacctcctccagTGGCTTCTGAgtctgaggatgatgatgatgatgatgatggtgatgacgatgatgatttggatgatgatgatgaagatgctaCCGATAAGATGTCTACTTAACCCTCTTACCTTTTGTCACtagtgacaaaaaggggaagtagttttggatatgagagtagtcattcttaagAGAAGAattagtataggacattttgttagggggagtgttgattctaagggatgtagtgagaattacatatatctttttcttttctctattttagatacatttattcttgtacatgggttttgtgaccatttttgacatacattgtacttatcttctttttatatgttgatgtatgtttctttcacctacccttacatgtattgtttcttttctctctttatgcacatgcttcttattacgtatatgcaatctattatttttgtttcacataaagatgccttgatgagttttgtttaaaagtgtttcaaaaatacaggttgtcaaagtctacttgccgtaaactctcttcttgcaaagtttttcaagagtttgtgttaggatagattttattgtattcaacaagtgaaaatgagttgagtgatttatgacttctctcatatgttcatttgtttgttgtggttttgtcacggattgccaaagggggagattgttagaatatatgtgattcacttgttaggaacatatgtcactattttatgtaattgacttatcctttgacaaaacgcacttgtatttggatagatttaggatgtgtttaatacttcaagaaactatgtttcaagatcaagtgttgaagataTGCAAgcctgtccaagattcaagttgaagaaatgctgttcattaaagctcgacagctagctatccatcgagcttaagaagctgttccagcccCGAGGCTCAATAGTTGCTCGACAGCACCTCGACAGACAGCTATCTGttgagctttatgaaaaacagaattcaagttttgttttgactctaatttgtgattatgtgtttgggctttcatttcttctaaccctagacatataaaaggattattttaagggctgtcaaagtacataagttgcacaagtgttgagcaaagtttgttcaagcaatttgtaactggagacaaagttttgccctagttcatcattcttgtgaagaagttgctgtgtatgtgcaccgtagggttttgtgaccaagcatcttcttaatcttcatcgttgggatgaactgaaaaactttgcagccaacaaccttctttagttgatgattgaagtcacgtactgggatccgcgcattggttagtcatgtacttgggagccgtgcatcaaaagggaaattgtcactacagaataagttcaattgggtattggggtaagggttcaattgtaggtttgtataaggtactggaatttctttacttgtaaccgcttgttttgataatagtggaatttcgagaatggtgacctgaaaatcacccggtggggtttttgccattaggttttccccatttgtaaacaaatcaccatgttatttattttccactacatatttagtttattgatgatttgtttgtgctaccacgcgctttgcattttaattttattaattaataaatttggttaattaatcaattaatttatcacaaggggtcaattcgtttttggcctatcacaaaaaaagataaatgaaaTTCCATCAatgtaagagaaaaaaaaagtgtgcatCAAGTTTGAAGAGCCCAAAATTCATCATACCAAGAGGAATACAAGATTCATCTAAAAGAGAGttcatcaaaaaaggaaaagattcaTCAAGCGCAGAAAGGTGCAAGTGCATCGAGGCAAGAAAGAAGTCTGGAGAGTGCATGAAAATGACTTGAGCTAAGAAAAACAAGGCAAAAGATCCCCAAAAGTTCATTCAATCAAGAGATGAaagacaatttaaaaaaaaaaaaaaaaaaaaagcccgcTAGGCTGAAAACCCAAATGGGTAGTCTAGGCAAAAGCTAGGgccacaaaaaatttaaaaaaaaaaaattaaaaaggaggaaaaagaaaagaaaagaaagcccactaggttgaaaacccaaaagggcaaCCTAGGCAAAATTTAgggccaaagaaaagaaaaaaggggtaAATCCCACCAAGTTGGAAACTTGAAGATGTAACCTAAAAAGACGAGGATTTTACAAGGTGAAAGTTTAGAGGTATGATTCAAAAGGAATGatcataaaaacaaatgttGATACAAGTGACAATGAAGACTAGTGAGAAGATGGCAAGGGAGAAATGGGAAAACTCCTCTCGTACTTGATTTCTAAGTAATACATACTTTAGGGGGAATAATATAGGGGTTTTTGAGCCTTTTTATCCTTCATTTCATAACCTAAACCCGGCCTACATTACAACCTATGAATATGACCTCCTTGAAGTCTTGCTAATTGTAGGCACATCTTAAactctaataatattttcttttgaattaaaaaggaaaaatgcttaaaattgttAAGCCCCACTGGATGATAAGTCCAAggagaaaatttttcaaattctcaAATCCTCAAATGACTCAAGAGAACTTTCAAACTTGGGGCACTCTCCTTGTTTGCACCCAACAATGTGATTCCTAAATATTATCacatttcatttcttgattGCTTTTGGAGACTTAATCTAATGATAttcaaaagaaagaagcaaatttTGATTACATGAGTTTAATGATCTTGATCCTTCATAATCAAAGAGATTTGTTTGGTTCTTAAACACTATGA
It encodes the following:
- the LOC126690330 gene encoding secreted RxLR effector protein 161-like; amino-acid sequence: MEGVDYDETFAPVEDGELIVAQVYRDDIIFGSTKDEFAHGFSKLMQAEFEMSMIGELTHFLGLQIRQQDSGKSVDPSLYKSMIGSLLYLTTSRLDISYSVGVCARYQANLKESHITALKRIIKYVKTTAEFSVWYSKDTNDVLAGYSNADWAGNADDRKSTLRGCFYVGSNLVSWMSKKQNSISLSIVEAEYIVAGSCCTQLLWMQKLLYDYGIC